One segment of Brassica napus cultivar Da-Ae chromosome C3, Da-Ae, whole genome shotgun sequence DNA contains the following:
- the LOC106387047 gene encoding 1-aminocyclopropane-1-carboxylate oxidase homolog 12-like, whose translation MVTKTSVEFDPYMERKAFDQTKEGVKGLVDAKITEVPRIFHVPQDSLTDKKPNSVTDLEIPTIDFASVHLATASREAVAEKVKYAAEKWGFFQVINHGVPLNVLEEIQDGVRRFHEEDPEVKKRYFSRDLANKNFVYNSNFDLYGSSPSVNWRDTFACYIAPDPPTPEELPVTCRDALFEYSKHVMSLGGLLFELLSEALGLEPDILKSKGCLKSLLMICHYYPPCPQPDLTLGTSKHSDNSFITVLLQDNIGGLQILHQDSWVDVAPLPGALIINIGDFLQLMTNDKFVSVEHRVLANRQGPRISVASFFSSSKRANSTVYGPMKELVSEENPPKYRDITIKEYTDGYNEKGLDGTSHLLNFRI comes from the exons ATGGTGACCAAAACCTCGGTCGAGTTCGATCCATATATGGAGCGAAAAGCTTTCGACCAGACGAAAGAAGGTGTAAAAGGGTTGGTCGACGCTAAAATCACCGAAGTCCCACGTATATTCCATGTCCCTCAAGATTCCTTGACAGACAAGAAACCTAACTCTGTTACAGACCTAGAGATCCCTACCATCGACTTTGCAAGCGTCCACCTCGCCACAGCGTCACGTGAAGCCGTTGCAGAGAAGGTCAAATACGCGGCGGAGAAGTGGGGATTCTTCCAGGTGATCAATCATGGTGTTCCTTTGAACGTTCTTGAAGAGATTCAAGATGGAGTTCGTAGGTTTCACGAGGAAGATCCTGAGGTGAAGAAACGATATTTCTCGCGTGATCTCGCCAACAAAAACTTTGTCTACAATAGTAACTTCGATCTATACGGTTCATCGCCATCTGTTAACTGGAGAGATACTTTCGCTTGTTATATAGCTCCAGATCCTCCAACTCCTGAGGAACTCCCAGTGACTTGCAG GGATGCTTTGTTCGAATACTCAAAACATGTGATGAGTCTAGGTGGTTTACTCTTTGAGCTTCTCTCAGAAGCATTAGGTTTGGAACCTGATATCCTGAAGAGCAAGGGGTGCTTGAAGAGTTTGCTTATGATCTGCCATTATTACCCACCTTGTCCACAACCTGACCTAACTTTGGGGACAAGTAAACACTCCGACAACTCCTTCATCACGGTTCTTCTTCAAGACAACATCGGTGGCCTACAAATTCTTCATCAAGATTCTTGGGTTGATGTGGCTCCTCTTCCTGGAGCTCTCATCATCAACATTGGAGATTTCTTGCAG ctGATGACGAACGATAAGTTTGTAAGTGTGGAGCATAGGGTGCTTGCGAATAGACAAGGTCCAAGGATATCAGTTGCAAGCTTTTTTAGCTCAAGTAAACGTGCCAATTCCACAGTTTATGGACCAATGAAAGAGCTTGTGTCTGAAGAAAACCCTCCAAAATACAGAGATATAACCATAAAAGAATACACAGATGGATACAATGAGAAAGGTCTGGATGGAACATCACATCTCTTGAATTTCAGgatatga
- the LOC106383550 gene encoding putative pumilio homolog 20, with protein MANGGDLTATGASIEQESPVVPPPPPREIPTANIPPPRFTAPNRVNLTEENQSLLNSNRSSAALTPQERNTLFNLMTSSEENGAAQFREVVSRSDLRRMASLLTSDLDRFLEMARNKNGYNRIQE; from the coding sequence ATGGCAAACGGCGGCGATCTTACCGCCACAGGAGCATCCATCGAACAAGAGTCTCCGGTggttcctcctcctcctccacgtGAAATCCCCACCGCCAATATCCCTCCTCCAAGATTCACCGCACCAAACAGAGTCAATCTTACTGAAGAGAATCAATCTTTACTCAACTCAAATCGCTCCTCAGCCGCCTTAACTCCTCAAGAAAGGAACACGTTGTTCAACTTAATGACTAGCAGCGAAGAAAACGGTGCGGCTCAGTTTAGAGAGGTGGTCTCAAGAAGCGATCTTCGGAGGATGGCCTCGTTGCTGACGTCAGATCTCGATCGTTTCTTGGAGATGGCAAGAAACAAGAACGGCTACAACCGCATACAGGAGTGA
- the LOC106383549 gene encoding putative pumilio homolog 19, giving the protein MADLHASRVAMQGMRVFSQAKKAAMYDYVLHHAVNLACDRGGYTVLKQIINDWCALGHFFYRDQLLYIVALNALRLSYDPHGNYVVQHVLRLNDLRCTHNVSVNLSGHCFGLSFTKLGSYFVGKLLDTEEAGEVVVGEFLWCYGESLVQLARSEFGSFVVWKALRVMQERNGDLFWRLVNKLMPFIQLLRGHRIGTFLDSLC; this is encoded by the coding sequence ATGGCCGACTTGCACGCTTCCCGCGTTGCGATGCAAGGGATGCGAGTTTTCAGCCAGGCGAAGAAAGCAGCAATGTACGACTATGTTCTCCACCACGCGGTTAACCTGGCGTGTGACCGAGGCGGCTACACGGTGCTGAAACAAATCATAAACGACTGGTGCGCCTTAGGCCACTTTTTCTACAGAGACCAGCTCTTGTACATAGTCGCGCTAAACGCTCTCCGCTTAAGCTACGATCCTCATGGGAACTACGTGGTCCAACACGTGCTTCGACTCAATGACTTGCGTTGCACGCATAACGTTTCAGTTAACCTCAGTGGCCATTGCTTTGGCCTCTCGTTTACGAAGTTGGGAAGCTACTTCGTGGGGAAGCTTTTGGATACTGAGGAGGCGGGAGAAGTTGTGGTGGGAGAGTTTTTGTGGTGTTATGGAGAGAGCTTGGTGCAGCTGGCAAGGAGTGAGTTCGGGAGTTTCGTGGTGTGGAAGGCACTGAGAGTGATGCAGGAGAGGAATGGGGATTTGTTTTGGCGTTTGGTGAATAAGCTCATGCCCTTTATTCAGCTCTTGCGTGGACACAGAATTGGAACATTCCTGGACTCGCTTTGTTAG
- the LOC106387046 gene encoding E3 ubiquitin-protein ligase RDUF2-like — translation MPSPSTPITSSYWCYSCMRFVSVWSESEQGATTVSVSCPHCDGGFIEEITDPSSAAAAELTPPPSTEVRSIINNRRSIIRRRRSTPHPSFNPVIVLQGGDGERDDGEEEEARDRRRAYEFYYDDGSGLGLRPLPDSVSEILMGSGFERLLEQLSQIDAAAGIGLGRSGNPPASKSAIESLPRVEISDCHVGAEANCAVCTEVFEAESEAREMPCKHIFHEDCIVPWLSIRNSCPVCRFELPSESNGEEGDNNPVGMTIWRLPGGGFAVGRFNAAMREGERVLPVVLTEMDGGGVGGNSEGPRRISWVRANGTFESGSSNGGGGGSGSGGRLRRMVRGMVSLMRRVRPNRAVSSSSNQLGVDSEVETRVMDRSNSVLRRYFGRSRSNRDSSVLH, via the coding sequence ATGCCGTCGCCGTCAACGCCCATAACGTCGTCGTATTGGTGTTACAGCTGCATGCGATTCGTCAGCGTCTGGTCCGAATCCGAACAAGGCGCCACCACCGTCAGCGTCTCTTGTCCGCACTGCGACGGCGGTTTCATCGAAGAGATCACCGATCCCTCCTCCGCCGCCGCTGCCGAACTAACTCCTCCACCTTCCACCGAAGTCAGATCGATCATCAACAACCGCAGATCTATAATCAGACGCCGGAGATCCACTCCTCATCCTTCCTTTAATCCAGTCATCGTCCTCCAAGGAGGCGACGGCGAGAGAgacgatggagaagaagaagaggctaGAGATCGACGACGCGCGTACGAGTTTTACTACGACGACGGATCCGGATTAGGTCTTAGACCTCTTCCCGATTCTGTATCGGAGATCTTGATGGGATCGGGGTTCGAGCGGTTACTCGAGCAGTTAAGTCAGATCGACGCCGCGGCGGGGATCGGACTCGGTAGATCTGGGAACCCTCCGGCGTCGAAATCGGCGATTGAGTCTTTGCCGAGAGTCGAAATCTCCGATTGCCACGTGGGCGCGGAGGCTAATTGCGCTGTGTGCACTGAGGTCTTCGAGGCGGAGAGTGAGGCGCGTGAGATGCCGTGTAAGCATATTTTCCACGAGGACTGTATCGTTCCGTGGCTATCGATACGAAACTCGTGCCCCGTCTGCCGTTTTGAGCTGCCTTCGGAGTCTAACGGCGAGGAAGGTGATAACAACCCCGTGGGGATGACGATATGGAGACTCCCCGGAGGGGGATTCGCGGTGGGGAGGTTTAACGCAGCGATGAGAGAAGGGGAGAGAGTGTTGCCGGTTGTGTTGACGGAGATGGACGGTGGTGGGGTTGGTGGTAATAGTGAAGGTCCTAGAAGGATCTCATGGGTTAGAGCTAATGGGACGTTTGAATCAGGTAGTAGcaacggtggtggtggtggctctGGCTCGGGAGGTAGATTGAGACGGATGGTTCGTGGAATGGTGTCATTGATGAGGAGAGTGAGACCAAACCGTGCTGTTTCGTCTTCTTCGAATCAACTGGGTGTGGACAGTGAAGTAGAAACTAGGGTTATGGATCGGTCGAATTCAGTGCTGAGAAGATACTTTGGGCGAAGCAGAAGTAACAGAGATTCTTCAGTTCTGCATTGA
- the LOC106387053 gene encoding 1-aminocyclopropane-1-carboxylate oxidase homolog 12-like isoform X2 — translation MGTSVEFDPYMGRKAFDETKEGVKGLVDAKITEVPRIFHAPKDALTDKKPSVPDLAIPTIDFASVHVDTASREAVVEKVKHAAEKWGFFQVINHGIPLNVLKEIEDGGRRFHEEDPEVKKRYFSRDLANKNFFYNSNFDLYGSSPSVNWRDTFACYIAPDPPTPGELPVTCRDAMFEYSKHVMSLGGLLFELLSEALGLEPDILKSKECLKSLLMLCHYYPPCPQPDLTLGTSKHSDNSFLTILLQDNIGGLQILHQDSWVDVAPLPGALIINIGDFLQVN, via the exons atgggAACCTCGGTCGAATTCGATCCTTATATGGGGCGCAAAGCTTTCGACGAGACGAAAGAAGGAGTAAAAGGGCTGGTCGACGCTAAAATCACTGAAGTCCCTCGTATCTTCCACGCCCCCAAAGATGCCCTGACCGACAAGAAACCCTCTGTTCCAGACCTAGCGATACCTACCATCGACTTTGCAAGCGTCCACGTGGACACAGCGTCACGTGAAGCCGTGGTAGAGAAGGTTAAACACGCGGCGGAGAAGTGGGGATTCTTCCAGGTGATCAATCATGGTATTCCTTTGAACGTTCTTAAAGAGATTGAAGATGGTGGTCGTAGGTTTCATGAGGAAGATCCTGAGGTCAAGAAACGATACTTCTCGCGTGATCTCGCCAACAAAAACTTTTTCTACAATAGTAACTTCGATCTATACGGTTCATCACCATCTGTTAACTGGAGAGATACTTTCGCTTGTTACATAGCTCCAGATCCTCCAACTCCCGGGGAACTCCCAGTGACTTGCAG GGATGCTATGTTCGAATACTCAAAACATGTAATGAGTTTGGGGGGTTTACTCTTTGAGCTTCTCTCAGAAGCACTAGGTTTGGAACCTGATATCCTGAAGAGCAAGGAGTGCTTGAAGAGTTTGCTTATGCTCTGCCATTATTACCCACCTTGTCCACAACCTGACCTAACTTTGGGGACAAGTAAACACTCAGACAACTCCTTCCTCACGATTCTTCTTCAAGACAACATAGGTGGTCTACAAATTCTTCATCAAGACTCTTGGGTTGATGTGGCTCCTCTTCCTGGAGCTCTCATTATCAACATTGGAGATTTCTTGCAGGTAAA CTGA
- the LOC106387053 gene encoding 1-aminocyclopropane-1-carboxylate oxidase homolog 12-like isoform X1 produces the protein MGTSVEFDPYMGRKAFDETKEGVKGLVDAKITEVPRIFHAPKDALTDKKPSVPDLAIPTIDFASVHVDTASREAVVEKVKHAAEKWGFFQVINHGIPLNVLKEIEDGGRRFHEEDPEVKKRYFSRDLANKNFFYNSNFDLYGSSPSVNWRDTFACYIAPDPPTPGELPVTCRDAMFEYSKHVMSLGGLLFELLSEALGLEPDILKSKECLKSLLMLCHYYPPCPQPDLTLGTSKHSDNSFLTILLQDNIGGLQILHQDSWVDVAPLPGALIINIGDFLQLITNGKFISVEHRVLANRQGPRISVASFFSSSKRANSTVYGPMKELVSEENPPKYRDITIKEYTDGYTEKGLDGTSYLMNFRI, from the exons atgggAACCTCGGTCGAATTCGATCCTTATATGGGGCGCAAAGCTTTCGACGAGACGAAAGAAGGAGTAAAAGGGCTGGTCGACGCTAAAATCACTGAAGTCCCTCGTATCTTCCACGCCCCCAAAGATGCCCTGACCGACAAGAAACCCTCTGTTCCAGACCTAGCGATACCTACCATCGACTTTGCAAGCGTCCACGTGGACACAGCGTCACGTGAAGCCGTGGTAGAGAAGGTTAAACACGCGGCGGAGAAGTGGGGATTCTTCCAGGTGATCAATCATGGTATTCCTTTGAACGTTCTTAAAGAGATTGAAGATGGTGGTCGTAGGTTTCATGAGGAAGATCCTGAGGTCAAGAAACGATACTTCTCGCGTGATCTCGCCAACAAAAACTTTTTCTACAATAGTAACTTCGATCTATACGGTTCATCACCATCTGTTAACTGGAGAGATACTTTCGCTTGTTACATAGCTCCAGATCCTCCAACTCCCGGGGAACTCCCAGTGACTTGCAG GGATGCTATGTTCGAATACTCAAAACATGTAATGAGTTTGGGGGGTTTACTCTTTGAGCTTCTCTCAGAAGCACTAGGTTTGGAACCTGATATCCTGAAGAGCAAGGAGTGCTTGAAGAGTTTGCTTATGCTCTGCCATTATTACCCACCTTGTCCACAACCTGACCTAACTTTGGGGACAAGTAAACACTCAGACAACTCCTTCCTCACGATTCTTCTTCAAGACAACATAGGTGGTCTACAAATTCTTCATCAAGACTCTTGGGTTGATGTGGCTCCTCTTCCTGGAGCTCTCATTATCAACATTGGAGATTTCTTGCAG CTGATAACGAACGGTAAGTTTATTAGTGTGGAGCATAGGGTGCTTGCGAATAGACAAGGACCAAGGATTTCAGTTGCAAGTTTTTTTAGCTCAAGTAAACGTGCCAATTCCACAGTCTATGGACCAATGAAGGAGCTTGTATCTGAAGAAAACCCTCCAAAATACAGAGACATAACCATAAAAGAATACACAGATGGATACACTGAGAAAGGACTGGATGGAACATCATATCTCATGAATTTCAGgatatga
- the LOC106383551 gene encoding putative pumilio homolog 19, which produces MANRGDHPTVPPPRRRFTSPPRRVTLTEENQSLLNSFRSSAALTPQETATCTQSLFNLMTSSDASQFRELVSRLGYGSDLRRMVSLLTSNTAPFLQTARNANGSNRMQDLIGKTDDVDNLFLIAILRRFFDVMCDCDSSRVALRGLRVFSQEKRAAMHDHVLHGAVDLALDPNGYVVLNEIINGLDPRSFYGDRLLYVVARNAHQLSDHAFGSRVVQRVLQLNDLRCTRDVAVSLRGHCVYLSLTKYGSYVVEMLLDTEEEAVMVADEFLWGCNGEKLALLARNEFGSFVVLKALRVTREMYRRDLFGVLVDKLMPFVHHLGGFHGRVRAFLDSL; this is translated from the coding sequence ATGGCAAACCGCGGCGATCACCCGACGGTTCCTCCTCCTCGTCGACGATTCACCTCACCACCAAGAAGAGTCACTCTCACTGAAGAGAATCAATCTTTACTCAACTCATTTCGCTCCTCCGCCGCCTTAACTCCTCAAGAAACGGCCACGTGTACGCAATCCTTGTTCAACCTAATGACTAGCAGCGACGCGTCCCAGTTCAGAGAGCTGGTCTCAAGACTAGGCTACGGAAGCGATCTCCGGAGGATGGTCTCGCTGCTGACGTCGAACACCGCTCCCTTCTTGCAGACCGCAAGAAACGCGAACGGCTCCAACCGCATGCAAGACCTCATCGGCAAAACAGACGACGTAGACAACCTCTTCTTGATCGCTATCTTGCGCCGCTTCTTCGACGTCATGTGCGACTGCGACTCCTCCCGCGTCGCGTTACGAGGGTTGCGAGTGTTCAGCCAGGAGAAGAGAGCGGCGATGCACGACCACGTTCTCCACGGCGCGGTTGACCTAGCGCTTGACCCTAACGGCTACGTCGTGCTGAACGAGATCATAAACGGCTTGGACCCGCGCTCTTTCTACGGAGACCGGCTCTTGTACGTGGTGGCGCGCAACGCTCACCAGTTAAGCGACCATGCTTTTGGAAGCCGTGTGGTCCAACGCGTGCTTCAGCTCAATGACTTGCGTTGCACGCGTGATGTTGCGGTTAGCCTCAGGGGCCATTGCGTTTACCTATCGCTTACAAAGTATGGAAGCTACGTCGTGGAGATGCTTTTGGATACGGAGGAGGAGGCGGTTATGGTGGCGGATGAGTTTTTGTGGGGGTGTAATGGAGAGAAGTTAGCGTTGCTGGCGAGGAATGAGTTTGGGAGTTTCGTGGTGTTGAAGGCACTGAGAGTGACGCGGGAGATGTATAGGAGGGatctttttggggttttggtggaTAAGCTCATGCCCTTTGTTCATCACTTAGGTGGGTTTCATGGACGCGTTCGAGCATTCTTGGACTCGCTTTAG